A single window of Drosophila suzukii chromosome 3, CBGP_Dsuzu_IsoJpt1.0, whole genome shotgun sequence DNA harbors:
- the nuf gene encoding rab11 family-interacting protein 4B isoform X8, which produces MSSQPASQPDSIDLAYDMWAGQFEFVGPTNQQSNKNNNNNTNLNNNKCRIGAQQNRKLSTDSLEDLNLSFNTSASQNPLSNAYSLGVTGGAGSDYCGFGKHPPVLIDQETFLSLNPADFEDIVPSNSEPSSLVFIENKLETNNNSLESNNNNHINNNNNNKIYNLENLTSKFNNKTNNTNTNGFKLENLKNFKNKLLCDFEDTNGSGGGGGGGGSGGSGPVGMMNGALSAEICDNLNEQLELLQRKVDDLSDTQNIAEDRTTRTKTEYAVLQARYHMLEEQYRESELRAEERLAEEQKRHREILARVEREASLQNENCQMKIRATEIEASALREEATRLRVLCDKQANDLHRTEEKLELAHDQISVLQQEAEEQAQVLRRYEQEKKSAEDLMLELGNELQRARDESGARAMPTTSPESIRLEELHQELEEMRQKNRSLEEQNEELQATMLTNQATMLTNGVEQGRHLLNGTLNSLAQELEEMSQAQLQQAFQEKEDENVRLKHYIDTILLNIVENYPQLLEVKPMERK; this is translated from the exons atgAGTAGTCAACCTGCCAGCCAGCCCGATAGCATCGATTTAGCCTATGATATGTGGGCGGGCCAATTCGAGTTCGTAGGACCCACAAATCAGCAGagcaacaagaacaacaacaataataccAATCTGAATAACAACAAGTGCAGAATTGGAGCTCAACAAAATCGAAAGCTATCTACGGATAGTTTGGAGGATTTAAATCTGAGCTTCAACACGAGTGCCTCGCAAAATCCGCTAAGCAACGCCTACAGTTTGGGTGTCACTGGCGGTGCTGGGAGTGACTACTGTGGTTTTGGAAAACACCCGCCAGTACTGATCGATCAAGAGACCTTCCTCAGCCTAAATCCAGCGGACTTTGAGGACATTGTGCCATCGAATTCGGAGCCCAGTTCGCTGGTTTTCATCGAAAATAAGCTAGAGACGAACAACAACAGCCTCGAATCGAACAACAATAATCAtatcaacaacaataataacaataagaTCTACAATTTGGAAAATTTGACAAGTAAATTCAATAATAAAACGAATAATACAAACACAAACGGTTTCAAATTGGAGAACCTGAAGAATTTCAAGAACAAACTACTCTGTGATTTCGAGGATACCAACGGTAGCGGcggtggaggaggaggtggaggcAGTGGAGGATCAGGACCTGTTGGCATGATGAACGGGGCCCTCAGTGCCGAGATTTGCGATAATCTCAACGAGCAA CTGGAACTGCTGCAGCGCAAGGTGGACGATCTGTCGGATACGCAGAACATAGCTGAAGATCGGACGACCCGCACCAAGACCGAATATGCTGTGCTCCAGGCCCGATATCACATGCTCGAGGAGCAGTACCGAGAG TCGGAACTGCGTGCCGAAGAGCGTTTGGCCGAGGAGCAGAAGCGGCACCGCGAGATCCTGGCCCGCGTGGAGCGCGAAGCCTCGCTGCAGAACGAGAACTGTCAGATGAAGATCCGGGCCACCGAGATCGAGGCATCGGCCCTGCGGGAGGAGGCCACTCGATTGCGTGTCCTGTGTGACAAGCAGGCCAACGATCTGCATCGCACCGAGGAGAAACTCGAGCTGGCTCACGACCAAATCAGCGTCCTGCAGCAGGAGGCCGAGGAGCAGGCACAGGTCCTGCGCCGCTACGAGCAGGAGAAGAAGTCCGCCGAGGACCTGATGCTGGAGCTGGGCAATGAGCTGCAGCGTGCCCGCGACGAGAGTGGAGCCCGGGCGATGCCGACCACGTCGCCGGAGAGCATAAGACTGGAGGAGCTGCACCAGGAGCTCGAGGAGATGCGCCAAAAGAATCGAT CACTCGAAGAGCAAAACGAGGAGCTTCAGGCCACGATGTTGACCAACCAGGCCACTATGCTGACGAATGGCGTGGAGCAGGGTCGCCATCTGCTGAATGGAACCCTCAACAGTTTGGCCCAGGAGCTGGAGGAGATGTCACAAGCCCAG CTGCAACAGGCCTTCCAAGAAAAGGAGGACGAAAATGTTCGGCTCAAGCACTACATTGATACAATTCTACTCAACATTGTGGAGAACTATCCTCAATTGCTGGAGGTTAAGCCCATGGAGCGGAAATAA
- the nuf gene encoding rab11 family-interacting protein 4B isoform X15 — protein MYVKYPMADVQLVNDLLLDLRHMKNDCLELLQRKVDDLSDTQNIAEDRTTRTKTEYAVLQARYHMLEEQYRESELRAEERLAEEQKRHREILARVEREASLQNENCQMKIRATEIEASALREEATRLRVLCDKQANDLHRTEEKLELAHDQISVLQQEAEEQAQVLRRYEQEKKSAEDLMLELGNELQRARDESGARAMPTTSPESIRLEELHQELEEMRQKNRSLEEQNEELQATMLTNQATMLTNGVEQGRHLLNGTLNSLAQELEEMSQAQDSVDSATLASLSQLQQAFQEKEDENVRLKHYIDTILLNIVENYPQLLEVKPMERK, from the exons ATGTATGTGAAATACCCCATGGCTGATGTGCAGTTGGTGAACGATCTGCTCCTCGATCTGCGGCACATGAAAAACGATTGT CTGGAACTGCTGCAGCGCAAGGTGGACGATCTGTCGGATACGCAGAACATAGCTGAAGATCGGACGACCCGCACCAAGACCGAATATGCTGTGCTCCAGGCCCGATATCACATGCTCGAGGAGCAGTACCGAGAG TCGGAACTGCGTGCCGAAGAGCGTTTGGCCGAGGAGCAGAAGCGGCACCGCGAGATCCTGGCCCGCGTGGAGCGCGAAGCCTCGCTGCAGAACGAGAACTGTCAGATGAAGATCCGGGCCACCGAGATCGAGGCATCGGCCCTGCGGGAGGAGGCCACTCGATTGCGTGTCCTGTGTGACAAGCAGGCCAACGATCTGCATCGCACCGAGGAGAAACTCGAGCTGGCTCACGACCAAATCAGCGTCCTGCAGCAGGAGGCCGAGGAGCAGGCACAGGTCCTGCGCCGCTACGAGCAGGAGAAGAAGTCCGCCGAGGACCTGATGCTGGAGCTGGGCAATGAGCTGCAGCGTGCCCGCGACGAGAGTGGAGCCCGGGCGATGCCGACCACGTCGCCGGAGAGCATAAGACTGGAGGAGCTGCACCAGGAGCTCGAGGAGATGCGCCAAAAGAATCGAT CACTCGAAGAGCAAAACGAGGAGCTTCAGGCCACGATGTTGACCAACCAGGCCACTATGCTGACGAATGGCGTGGAGCAGGGTCGCCATCTGCTGAATGGAACCCTCAACAGTTTGGCCCAGGAGCTGGAGGAGATGTCACAAGCCCAG GATTCTGTGGATTCAGCCACATTAGCATCCTTAAGTCAG CTGCAACAGGCCTTCCAAGAAAAGGAGGACGAAAATGTTCGGCTCAAGCACTACATTGATACAATTCTACTCAACATTGTGGAGAACTATCCTCAATTGCTGGAGGTTAAGCCCATGGAGCGGAAATAA
- the nuf gene encoding rab11 family-interacting protein 4B isoform X14: MLETNELELLQRKVDDLSDTQNIAEDRTTRTKTEYAVLQARYHMLEEQYRESELRAEERLAEEQKRHREILARVEREASLQNENCQMKIRATEIEASALREEATRLRVLCDKQANDLHRTEEKLELAHDQISVLQQEAEEQAQVLRRYEQEKKSAEDLMLELGNELQRARDESGARAMPTTSPESIRLEELHQELEEMRQKNRSLEEQNEELQATMLTNQATMLTNGVEQGRHLLNGTLNSLAQELEEMSQAQDSVDSATLASLSQLQQAFQEKEDENVRLKHYIDTILLNIVENYPQLLEVKPMERK, encoded by the exons ATGCTGGAAACCAATGAA CTGGAACTGCTGCAGCGCAAGGTGGACGATCTGTCGGATACGCAGAACATAGCTGAAGATCGGACGACCCGCACCAAGACCGAATATGCTGTGCTCCAGGCCCGATATCACATGCTCGAGGAGCAGTACCGAGAG TCGGAACTGCGTGCCGAAGAGCGTTTGGCCGAGGAGCAGAAGCGGCACCGCGAGATCCTGGCCCGCGTGGAGCGCGAAGCCTCGCTGCAGAACGAGAACTGTCAGATGAAGATCCGGGCCACCGAGATCGAGGCATCGGCCCTGCGGGAGGAGGCCACTCGATTGCGTGTCCTGTGTGACAAGCAGGCCAACGATCTGCATCGCACCGAGGAGAAACTCGAGCTGGCTCACGACCAAATCAGCGTCCTGCAGCAGGAGGCCGAGGAGCAGGCACAGGTCCTGCGCCGCTACGAGCAGGAGAAGAAGTCCGCCGAGGACCTGATGCTGGAGCTGGGCAATGAGCTGCAGCGTGCCCGCGACGAGAGTGGAGCCCGGGCGATGCCGACCACGTCGCCGGAGAGCATAAGACTGGAGGAGCTGCACCAGGAGCTCGAGGAGATGCGCCAAAAGAATCGAT CACTCGAAGAGCAAAACGAGGAGCTTCAGGCCACGATGTTGACCAACCAGGCCACTATGCTGACGAATGGCGTGGAGCAGGGTCGCCATCTGCTGAATGGAACCCTCAACAGTTTGGCCCAGGAGCTGGAGGAGATGTCACAAGCCCAG GATTCTGTGGATTCAGCCACATTAGCATCCTTAAGTCAG CTGCAACAGGCCTTCCAAGAAAAGGAGGACGAAAATGTTCGGCTCAAGCACTACATTGATACAATTCTACTCAACATTGTGGAGAACTATCCTCAATTGCTGGAGGTTAAGCCCATGGAGCGGAAATAA
- the nuf gene encoding rab11 family-interacting protein 4B isoform X6, which yields MSSQPASQPDSIDLAYDMWAGQFEFVGPTNQQSNKNNNNNTNLNNNKCRIGAQQNRKLSTDSLEDLNLSFNTSASQNPLSNAYSLGVTGGAGSDYCGFGKHPPVLIDQETFLSLNPADFEDIVPSNSEPSSLVFIENKLETNNNSLESNNNNHINNNNNNKIYNLENLTSKFNNKTNNTNTNGFKLENLKNFKNKLLCDFEDTNGSGGGGGGGGSGGSGPVGMMNGALSAEICDNLNEQLELLQRKVDDLSDTQNIAEDRTTRTKTEYAVLQARYHMLEEQYRESELRAEERLAEEQKRHREILARVEREASLQNENCQMKIRATEIEASALREEATRLRVLCDKQANDLHRTEEKLELAHDQISVLQQEAEEQAQVLRRYEQEKKSAEDLMLELGNELQRARDESGARAMPTTSPESIRLEELHQELEEMRQKNRSLEEQNEELQATMLTNQATMLTNGVEQGRHLLNGTLNSLAQELEEMSQAQDSVDSATLASLSQLQQAFQEKEDENVRLKHYIDTILLNIVENYPQLLEVKPMERK from the exons atgAGTAGTCAACCTGCCAGCCAGCCCGATAGCATCGATTTAGCCTATGATATGTGGGCGGGCCAATTCGAGTTCGTAGGACCCACAAATCAGCAGagcaacaagaacaacaacaataataccAATCTGAATAACAACAAGTGCAGAATTGGAGCTCAACAAAATCGAAAGCTATCTACGGATAGTTTGGAGGATTTAAATCTGAGCTTCAACACGAGTGCCTCGCAAAATCCGCTAAGCAACGCCTACAGTTTGGGTGTCACTGGCGGTGCTGGGAGTGACTACTGTGGTTTTGGAAAACACCCGCCAGTACTGATCGATCAAGAGACCTTCCTCAGCCTAAATCCAGCGGACTTTGAGGACATTGTGCCATCGAATTCGGAGCCCAGTTCGCTGGTTTTCATCGAAAATAAGCTAGAGACGAACAACAACAGCCTCGAATCGAACAACAATAATCAtatcaacaacaataataacaataagaTCTACAATTTGGAAAATTTGACAAGTAAATTCAATAATAAAACGAATAATACAAACACAAACGGTTTCAAATTGGAGAACCTGAAGAATTTCAAGAACAAACTACTCTGTGATTTCGAGGATACCAACGGTAGCGGcggtggaggaggaggtggaggcAGTGGAGGATCAGGACCTGTTGGCATGATGAACGGGGCCCTCAGTGCCGAGATTTGCGATAATCTCAACGAGCAA CTGGAACTGCTGCAGCGCAAGGTGGACGATCTGTCGGATACGCAGAACATAGCTGAAGATCGGACGACCCGCACCAAGACCGAATATGCTGTGCTCCAGGCCCGATATCACATGCTCGAGGAGCAGTACCGAGAG TCGGAACTGCGTGCCGAAGAGCGTTTGGCCGAGGAGCAGAAGCGGCACCGCGAGATCCTGGCCCGCGTGGAGCGCGAAGCCTCGCTGCAGAACGAGAACTGTCAGATGAAGATCCGGGCCACCGAGATCGAGGCATCGGCCCTGCGGGAGGAGGCCACTCGATTGCGTGTCCTGTGTGACAAGCAGGCCAACGATCTGCATCGCACCGAGGAGAAACTCGAGCTGGCTCACGACCAAATCAGCGTCCTGCAGCAGGAGGCCGAGGAGCAGGCACAGGTCCTGCGCCGCTACGAGCAGGAGAAGAAGTCCGCCGAGGACCTGATGCTGGAGCTGGGCAATGAGCTGCAGCGTGCCCGCGACGAGAGTGGAGCCCGGGCGATGCCGACCACGTCGCCGGAGAGCATAAGACTGGAGGAGCTGCACCAGGAGCTCGAGGAGATGCGCCAAAAGAATCGAT CACTCGAAGAGCAAAACGAGGAGCTTCAGGCCACGATGTTGACCAACCAGGCCACTATGCTGACGAATGGCGTGGAGCAGGGTCGCCATCTGCTGAATGGAACCCTCAACAGTTTGGCCCAGGAGCTGGAGGAGATGTCACAAGCCCAG GATTCTGTGGATTCAGCCACATTAGCATCCTTAAGTCAG CTGCAACAGGCCTTCCAAGAAAAGGAGGACGAAAATGTTCGGCTCAAGCACTACATTGATACAATTCTACTCAACATTGTGGAGAACTATCCTCAATTGCTGGAGGTTAAGCCCATGGAGCGGAAATAA
- the nuf gene encoding rab11 family-interacting protein 4B isoform X13, with product MYVKYPMADVQLVNDLLLDLRHMKNDCLELLQRKVDDLSDTQNIAEDRTTRTKTEYAVLQARYHMLEEQYRESELRAEERLAEEQKRHREILARVEREASLQNENCQMKIRATEIEASALREEATRLRVLCDKQANDLHRTEEKLELAHDQISVLQQEAEEQAQVLRRYEQEKKSAEDLMLELGNELQRARDESGARAMPTTSPESIRLEELHQELEEMRQKNRSLEEQNEELQATMLTNQATMLTNGVEQGRHLLNGTLNSLAQELEEMSQAQLQQAFQEKEDENVRLKHYIDTILLNIVENYPQLLEVKPMERK from the exons ATGTATGTGAAATACCCCATGGCTGATGTGCAGTTGGTGAACGATCTGCTCCTCGATCTGCGGCACATGAAAAACGATTGT CTGGAACTGCTGCAGCGCAAGGTGGACGATCTGTCGGATACGCAGAACATAGCTGAAGATCGGACGACCCGCACCAAGACCGAATATGCTGTGCTCCAGGCCCGATATCACATGCTCGAGGAGCAGTACCGAGAG TCGGAACTGCGTGCCGAAGAGCGTTTGGCCGAGGAGCAGAAGCGGCACCGCGAGATCCTGGCCCGCGTGGAGCGCGAAGCCTCGCTGCAGAACGAGAACTGTCAGATGAAGATCCGGGCCACCGAGATCGAGGCATCGGCCCTGCGGGAGGAGGCCACTCGATTGCGTGTCCTGTGTGACAAGCAGGCCAACGATCTGCATCGCACCGAGGAGAAACTCGAGCTGGCTCACGACCAAATCAGCGTCCTGCAGCAGGAGGCCGAGGAGCAGGCACAGGTCCTGCGCCGCTACGAGCAGGAGAAGAAGTCCGCCGAGGACCTGATGCTGGAGCTGGGCAATGAGCTGCAGCGTGCCCGCGACGAGAGTGGAGCCCGGGCGATGCCGACCACGTCGCCGGAGAGCATAAGACTGGAGGAGCTGCACCAGGAGCTCGAGGAGATGCGCCAAAAGAATCGAT CACTCGAAGAGCAAAACGAGGAGCTTCAGGCCACGATGTTGACCAACCAGGCCACTATGCTGACGAATGGCGTGGAGCAGGGTCGCCATCTGCTGAATGGAACCCTCAACAGTTTGGCCCAGGAGCTGGAGGAGATGTCACAAGCCCAG CTGCAACAGGCCTTCCAAGAAAAGGAGGACGAAAATGTTCGGCTCAAGCACTACATTGATACAATTCTACTCAACATTGTGGAGAACTATCCTCAATTGCTGGAGGTTAAGCCCATGGAGCGGAAATAA